A window of the Salarias fasciatus chromosome 7, fSalaFa1.1, whole genome shotgun sequence genome harbors these coding sequences:
- the LOC115391933 gene encoding calcium-independent phospholipase A2-gamma-like, giving the protein MSHRCTSSTWANTRRTYLLWQIHARKSAASLPLSGTSHCRIHAQQQPVCYKAGSLSWKRLHHLRIRGRKGWTSRASQVRQRLGLHTTTVHLNTSASRWTAGLSQHMSKVRSTLDTVSKAVSGTHTDLLSKIARLKPNALKGGDKAQASVELAPKVEENAVTPVPINASSPSTTTTSKVVVNTSSTSPSPSTAAAPANATTSTQPHTPAQGNVTATVSTGREIREKRLRRVVPAVKAGARKQEEPQPPLSNADDKSTTSKQTAALFHPSTFPVSLDDTYNYLAHHINSYFGSSTKTQDKKGDNPDKLPVSSQDQQTSKSVSVTINTVTAAPVTPPSSKKSLGQYLSYSAPTVQAFVGNYIAPLVPKFRTGETKGAAVEEKSQDASAKQAEVTVSKEQTAAEEKAKKLLIQREKIIARVSVDNRTRALVQALHRATDVRVYINRVEDLSYHLLEFPETRVVAVKEKVIPCLLRLKQASDPGLRAAVGEALSLVGYHKPVKGRGIRILSIDGGGLRGLVALQTLHKLEALTGKPIYKLFDYICGVSTGAILGFMLGVFQIPLNECDDLYRKLGSDVFKQNVIVGTVKMGWKHAFYDSEAWEKILKEKMGSHLLVETSRNPECPKVAAVSTIVNRGTPLKPYVFRNYNLLPGLRPHYLGGCHHQLWQAIRASSAAPGYFQEFTLGSDLHQDGGLLINNPTALAIHECKCLWPHTPLECVVSLGTGRFETLGNNSATYTSLKTKITNVISSATDTEEVHAMLDAFLPPDTYFRFNPFMSEDISMDESRPEKLGLLQAEGVRYLERNEQKLGKAARILTREKSALQRAAEWARLRADMYSGPSFHSSRF; this is encoded by the exons ATGAGTCATAGATGTACTTCAAGTACCTGGGCAAACACACGAAGAACATATCTTTTATGGCAGATTCATGCTCGTAAGTCAGCAGCATCACTTCCCCTGTCTGGTACCTCTCACTGTAGGAttcatgcacagcagcagcctgtttgCTACAAGGCCGGCTCTCTCAGCTGGAAGCGCCTCCACCATCTGAGGATCAGGGGGCGAAAAGGATGGACGTCTAGAGCCAGTCAGGTTAGGCAGCGCCTGGGACTCCACACCACCACCGTGCACCTGAACACGTCCGCTTCTCGGTGGACTGCCGGTCTCAGCCAACACATGTCCAAGGTCAGGAGCACTTTGGACACAGTTTCTAAAGCTGTGAGCGGGACACACACAGATCTTCTGTCGAAAATTGCCCGACTCAAACCTAATGCGTTAAAGGGTGGAGACAAGGCCCAGGCCAGCGTTGAATTAGCACCAAAAGTGGAGGAGAATGCAGTCACTCCAGTGCCCATCAATGCTTCCTCGCCGTCCACAACAACTACATCCAAAGTTGTTGTTAACACATCTTCCACCAGTCCATCTCCTTCCACTGCGGCTGCTCCAGCGAATGCCACTACCTCCACTCAACCGCACACTCCTGCCCAAGGAAATGTTACTGCTACAGTCTCCACTGGCCGTGAAATCAGGGAGAAAAGACTGAGACGGGTTGTTCCTGCTGTCAAAGCCGGTGCCAGGAAGCAAGAGGAACCTCAGCCTCCGCTGAGTAACGCTGACGACAAAAGCACAACTTCTAAACAAACTGCTGCACTTTTTCATCCAAGCACGTTTCCAGTCAGCCTGGACGACACTTACAACTACCTTGCCCATCACATCAACTCATACTTTGGCAGCAGTACAAAGACTCAGGACAAGAAAGGGGACAATCCCGACAAGCTCCCTGTCTCCTCTCAGGATCAGCAGACGTCAAAATCTGTGTCAGTGACCATTAATACAGTCACAGCCGCTCCTGTTACACCACCTTCCTCCAAGAAGAGTTTAGGGCAGTACCTGTCCTATTCAGCTCCGACTGTGCAAGCGTTTGTTGGGAACTACATCGCTCCCCTCGTTCCTAAGTTCAGGACAGGGGAGACCAAAGGTGCTGCGGTGGAGGAGAAGTCTCAGGATGCGTCGGCGAAACAAGCTGAGGTCACAGTCAGTAAGGAGCAGACAGCCGCTGAAGAGAAGGCAAAGAAGCTTCTCATCCAGAGAGAAAAG ATTATTGCCAGGGTGAGTGTGGACAATCGAACCCGGGCTCTGGTCCAGGCCCTCCACAGGGCCACAGATGTCAGGGTCTACATCAACAGGGTGGAGGACTTGAGCTACCATCTGCTGGAGTTTCCAGAGACTCGCGTTGTTGCGGTGAAG GAGAAGGTCATCCCCTGCCTGCTCCGTCTGAAGCAGGCGAGCGATCCCGGTCTGAGGGCTGCGGTGGGCGAGGCCCTCTCCCTGGTGGGCTACCACAAACCCGTTAAAGGCCGAGGCATACGCATCTTGTCCATAGACGGAGGCGGCTTAAG GGGGCTTGTTGccctgcagacgctgcacaAACTGGAGGCCCTGACCGGCAAACCCATTTACAAACTCTTCGATTATATATGTGGCGTCAGCACAG gtGCTATTCTTGGATTCATGCTCGGGGTTTTCCAAATCCCCCTTAACGAGTGCGACGATCTCTACCGGAAGCTGGGTTCAGACGTTTTCAAGCAGAATGTCATCGTCGGCACGGTGAAGATGGGCTGGAAGCACGCCTTCTACGACAGCGAAGCCTGGGAGAAGATCCTCAA agagaaaatgGGTTCTCACCTGCTGGTGGAGACATCTAGAAACCCCGAATGCCCCAAG gtggcagcagtgagcacCATTGTGAACCGTGGCACCCCTCTGAAGCCCTACGTGTTCAGAAACTACAACCTGCTGCCCGGCCTGCGGCCTCACTACCTGGGGGGCTGCCACCACCAGCTCTGGCAGGCCATCCGGGCGTCCTCGGCCGCCCCGGGGTATTTCCAGGAGTTCACCTTGGGGAGCGACCTCCACCAG GATGGCGGTCTGCTCATTAACAACCCCACAGCGCTCGCCATTCACGAGTGTAAGTGTCTGTGGCCCCACACGCCCTTGGAGTGTGTGGTCTCGCTCGGTACGGGCCGCTTCGAAACCCTGGGGAACAACAGCGCCACGTACACGAGTCTCAAAACCAAAATCACCAACGTCATCAGCAGCGCGACCGACACTGAGG AGGTTCACGCCATGCTCGACGCCTTCCTCCCCCCGGACACCTACTTCCGCTTCAACCCCTTCATGAGCGAGGACATCTCCATGGACGAGAGCCGCCCGGAGAAGCTGGGCCTGCTGCAGGCCGAGGGCGTCCGCTACCTGGAGAGGAACGAGCAGAAGCTGGGCAAGGCGGCCCGCATCCTCACCCGGGAGAAGAGCGCCCTGCAGAGGGCGGCCGAGTGGGCGCGGCTCCGGGCCGACATGTACAGCGGTCCGTCCTTTCACTCCTCCAGATTTTAA
- the dnajb9a gene encoding dnaJ homolog subfamily B member 9a, with the protein MPTAQVLVTFAVCILMITELVLAKDFYDILGVPKTATERQIKKAFHKLAMKYHPDKNKSPDAEARFREIAEAYETLSDETRRREYDQFRDTSAYFTGETQGRHRQGANQPFSFNFDDLFKDFDIYSQNRHARHRRHFEEHSRSHKEFHNRHKKHFQGGGFGGGVFDDMFDDQERMFTFDMNAKQTENRYHGSSKQHCRTVTQRRGNMVTTYTDCTAS; encoded by the exons ATGCCTACTGCACAGGTCCTTGTAACGTTTGCAGTGTGCATCCTCATGATAACGGAGCTCGTACTTGCTAAGGACTTCTATGACATACTGGGAGTCCCCAAAACCGCCACTGAGCGCCAGATAAAGAAGGCCTTCCACAAGCTCGCAATGAAGTATCACCCAGATAAGAACAAGAGCCCAGATGCTGAAGCAAGATTTAGAGAAATTGCTGAAG CCTATGAAACTTTATCAGATGAAACCAGAAGGAGAGAATACGACCAGTTTCGTGACACCTCTGCCTACTTTACTGGGGAGACGCAGGGCAGACACCGACAGGGGGCCAACCAACCGTTCAGCTTCAACTTTGATGACCTATTTAAGGACTTTGACATCTACAGCCAGAACAGACACGCCCGTCACAGAAGACACTTTGAAGAACACTCCAGGTCACACAAGGAATTCCACAACAGACACAAGAAACACTTTCAAGGTGGTGGTTTTGGTGGTGGTGTCTTTGATGATATGTTTGATGACCAAGAGAGAATGTTTACTTTTGACATGAATGCCAAACAGACGGAGAACCGATATCACGGTTCATCCAAACAGCACTGTAGAACGGTGACGCAGCGCAGAGGAAACATGGTAACTACATACACAGACTGCACTGCATCTTAA